The Apium graveolens cultivar Ventura chromosome 10, ASM990537v1, whole genome shotgun sequence nucleotide sequence TCCAGGATTCTGCAATATAGAAACAAGATGCATATATAGATAGTTTATGAAATTCATCGATTCTTTGAAAGATAACCAAAGTCCATAGATAAATATTTCAAGTACAATAAGTTCTAGGAATAAGGTACAATAACATAGCAGGGTTAAAAAGAGAAAAAACTGGAAAATACCCCTATCTAGCCCTAACCTCTACCTAACTACCACCAACACAATCAACACTACAGTAGATCATCATACAACataaaagggatcccgacatctgaccaagtatcccaaagcctaccggtgCTGAAAaaaataacaacaacaacaactacgggctctACCAGATGTCTCGTCTGAACTCACACCCAAACTACATATGGCGATCAAAAACCTCCCTCAACATAGATAACATCCAACGCACAATTTATGAACCCTGCAGGCCTCAGCCTCAGCATCACTGCAAGAAGGTCCCTTCTCCGACCGTCTATGAGAAACCTGCTCCATCATATCAATACGAACACGCCACTCGGGCTCTGGCCCCAACATCTGCAACCTAAACCCTCGGGCCAATCTGTCTACCAAGGGTCTCAACACAGGGATGCAAGTAAACAAAAAGTCACGATCCCAGGCCAAATCATCACTAATATAGGCAGGTACAGGCACAACAGGAATTCTATCAGGAACTGAGGACTCAAGGATAGGAGCTGGGGAATCTGCCCTAACCTGTGGGGAATCAGGTACTAGTATTAGGGGAAAAACATGCATAGGGGCAGCAATGTCCTCAGACGGATCCTCCTCAGGGTCTGAACTAATGTACTTGGGCTCCGTAGGGGATACCGGTAACAAACTATCCTCAGAAGTAacatcactaccactactaggtATCTGAGATAAAATATAAAACAACAGCTAAGAAAATagcattagggttaaataaaaccTCCAACTGACTCGATGCCCTAACTCTAAATATCACCTTGACCTATTTATTCCACTaagactatacctaatagtctaactcaaatcTATATCAGTCGATCACTCTCGGATATTCATTACCCAAATACacttttatcctaacttgtctaagggactagatcctgtatctctgataccaacctgtgatgCCCTAAATCTCGGGGTTGAGAAATGAGGACTCACAACCAcaataaactaatataataatAACAGATAATAATAAACCCAGAAACtaacaggatctaaacaggataaaatctgagacaagattacaactaccaatcaaaatattattattacaacccaaaatataattAAAACCAAATTATTCAGATTTTGacttggaatcgacagataacccaaaaGTATCTGATTCAGCTAATACACGTCCCACCATAGCTTGCTCACAGAGCatctacctgctctggcatctgaaATCCCATAACACGGTAGGGACCGCAAGGAACGCTCTTGCAAGCGGTGggcctaagtctggccatcttcttgcttaagTGCCATTtgttagatcaaagcaaataaatGAGCAAAGATGCTCGGCAAGTAACTATATAAGTAGTTCTAAATATCAACATAATTAACATTATTTGAGGTATTCTATCTCAGAATAAAACTAAGCTAGGTGGCAATATTCTATTAATGGCTAGGTAGAGGCATTGGAAAAGGTTCCCGGGCTTTCAAGATTCAAAGTTGAGTGAAATCCGATATTCATCACCATCAATAATGGGGTTCTCAGAGAGTTTCTCATTATAAAGGAAGCAATCATTCAAGCTGAGAATTAATAACAATGTAAAGTGACATGGTTCTCAATCAAATTTCATAACTTTAAAGAAGATACAATTCAATCTGTTTTATTTCAAGTAAATGAAGAAAACTTCTTTATCAATGATATACATTTCCtcttttattaaatattaaaaaaaccctcgattggaatatccatctttaatatgtaatacgggtgatcagcccgtactgacctccatccgGCCATTAAGGTACCTATGACATTATTTTagccttatattggactagccccgctagcctcttatatgactagactagtcccactagcctctttTGTCTCTATCCGATCTTcaaggaattcatttggaaaacctttgtgCTGGAATACAAGAAAGCTTATCTAAATCTAGTTTTAACATTATCGATAagtgaaatcatttggactcttaCAAGTAGAAAGTCATTCTTAAGTCTAGTTTAAGAATTCAAGGGAAATGAAAGATTCGAAGTAAGAAGGGATCATAAGTTAAAGATATTGATCAAATGTAAAATAGGGTTCGGTTGATAAATTAAGTTTGGTTGGTCTTCATGAAACTAAGGTGAAAATGAAGAATGCTAATGCTATTTCGAAAAGAATTTGCAAAAGGTGGAGTTGGTTATTTAATTACTCTTCGCACTATAATGGTCGAGTTTGGGTGGGCTTCGACCCAAGTGTTTGGCGTGTTAATGTTATCTCAACTAGCGCGCACCATATTCCTTGTAATGATTTGTTTATTAAAAAGAACTTGTCTTTTGATGTAACTTATGTTTATGCTTTCAATAAAGGCCCTGAGCGTATGGATCTTTGGCACTACTTGCAAACTGTTATTACTTATTTGCCTTGGATTGTCTTGGGTGACTTCAATTGTGTGGTTGATATGGATGAGAGTCAAGGGGGTCGGGCTCACTGGACGTCCGAAATGTAAGAGTTTAAGGATGTTATCTTAATCTCGCATTTGGACCATCTACACTGTGTGGGTGAACCCTTAACTTGGTATAATAATAGGCCCCTTGCACTGATATTTAAACGACTTGATCGTTGTATTGTGAACTAGCATTGGCTTCATTCTTACAAGGAATCGCTTGTTATATCTCTCATTGAGGCATCATGGACTACTGTCCTCTCTTGGTTAAGGTCCCTTTTTCTCTTGACCCTGTCTTAAAACCCTTCcaatttaataattttttgttGCATATTGATGGGTTTATGGATGTTGTTCATGCTTGCTGGTCCACGGTTCTTTATGGTGACCCGATGAGTATTTTTTACATAAAGTTACAATTGATGAAAAAAGTGCTAAAACTGCTTAATAAAAAACATGGGAATCTCCATGTTTTGGTTGATCAGGCCCGGGCTCTACTCAAATCTCACCAGGACTCCTTCACGGCTTCCACGGAGACTCATGCAAATCTTGAGATTGAGCATGTGCTGGTTCATAAACTCAATTCGACCCTTGATGAAGAAGAAAGCCTCATGAGACAAAAATCTCGGGTTGATTGGTTGCAATTGGGAGATAAAAACAACAAGTTTTTTAGCAATCAGACTAAGGCCAACTGGAATTGAAACAAAATCATGTCTATAAAAAATTTGGCTGGTGATTCCGTTTATGGTCACAAGCAGATTTCGAGTGTCGCTGTTGATTACTTCGAGAACACTTTGGGTCAATCCTCTCACCATCCTTCGATTGCTCTTGACAATATTGATTTGCCTCAGGTCTCTCAATTTCAGGCCACTTTCCTCTCTAAGCCGGTCACTAATAAGGAAATTCTTGATAATCTTACATCTATGAAGCATGTGAAAGCTCCCAGGCCCGATGACTTTAATGCTGAATTCTATCTACACTGTTGGGATGTTGTTGGGGCTGTTTTTTCTGAAGCTATAAAAAGCTTCTTCATCTCTGGAAAGCTCCGCAAAGCTGTTAATTCTAGTAGGATTGCTCTGGTTCTGAAAATCATTTGTCCTGCGGTGATTACGGATTTCAGGCCTATTTCGCTATGCACCACTGTTTACAAGTGCATTTCGAGGATTTTGACTTCGAGGCTAAAGTATTTGATGCCCACTATTATTGATAAAGCTCAGTCAGCTTTTATTCCGGGTCGCTCGATTTCTGATAATATCATTTTTTCTCAAGAGTTGTTTTGAGGCTACACTCGTCTGACAGGTACTCCTAGATGTGCCTTGAAAATTGACCTCCATAAAGCTTTAGACTCGGTTCACTGGGATTTTGTGATTTCAACTCTTCAAAAAATGAACATGCCTTTTTTATTTGTGGGTTGGATTAGAGAATGCATTTTGTCTACTTGGTTCTCGGTCAAGATCAATGGTTCGCTTAGTGGTGTTTTCGAAGGGGCGGAAGGTCTTCGACAAGGTGACCCCTTGTCGCCCTACTTATTTTCTCACGCCATGAATGTCTTGTCGGGTTTACTTAATAAGGTGGAAGATTCTTTTAATTTTCATTGGAAATGCAAAGATATCAAGCTCAATCATCTATTTTTTGTGGACGACGTCCTATTTTTTTCCCGTGGGGACAAGGACTCGATTACTCATGTAATGAATTGTATTTTGAAGTTTTCTTTGCTTAGTGGCCTTTATCCAAGTTTACGTAAGAGCACTTCATTCTTCATGTATTATGATCCTTCTTTGGTCTCTTGGTTCCCGTTGATCTACAATGTGCCTTTGGGGTATTTGCTTGTCAAATTCTTTGGAGTCCCCTTCATTTTGAAGGAGTTGTCCATTAATGACTGCATGCCTTTGCTTCAAAAAATCACTTTGAGAATTGATACGTGGACTAATTTTCTGCTTTCGATGGCAGGTCGTGCCCAGCTTCTTAAATCGGTGACTTGTGCCATACAATCGTTTTGGACTTGTCATTTCATTCTCCCAAAGTTGGTTCATAAAAGGCTTCGGTCCCTCTGCATTCGGTTTTTTATGGAAGGGAAACTCTACGGCTATTGGTGGTGCTAAAATTGCTTGGAATCTTGTTTGCTTACCTCACCTCGAGGGTGGCCTTGGGTTGAAATGCCCAGTTCAGTGGAATTATTCACAGCACTTGGTCCATCTAGGCGCCTCATAGCTAATAAGGGCTCGTTGTGGGTCCACTGGGCCCGTACCACAGTCCTGAAAAAGAACGACTTCTGGACAATGAAAGTGTCTTCTGATTGCTCCTGGTTCTGGAGATGTCTCTTGAATCTGAGAGATGTTGAAAAAATGCATTTGAGGTACAAGATTGGCAATTGTTCGTATTTTAATTTTTGGCTTGATCCTTGGTTTAACGGCTCGCCTATTGCTTTGGGCTCGATAGACCCTGTGATTACTTGTTTACATTCGAGCCATGCTGCTACAATCAATTATTTTATTGACTGGGTTCTTGGGTATTTCCAGATGTCAACATGAGTCAGCATCGTGCTTCTAGGGCCTTCTTGGTTTGGAAAGATCAATCTATGGATCCGGGGTTTGACCTTCAGAGTCTGGATCAGGTTTCTTGGGGTGGTGAATTTAAAATTTCTACGGTTACAGTTTGGCACTCACTTCAGACTCATGTGAATGAAGTAGATTGGGGTCCTGCGGTATGGTTTAAGGAAGGAGTTATTCGTTATACTCATACGAATTGGCTCCTTTTTCATGACAAGCTTTACACTAATACAAGGCTTCATTCTTTTGGCATTATTATGGATGAGCAGTGTGGTTTATGTATTTCTGGAAAGGTGAATTCCTCTCCCTTATTCGTGGATTGTCCTTACTCGAAGTTTGTTCTCAAGGCTATCCTTTCTTCGATACAGTTTGATGGTTGTTTGCAAGGGGGTTTCTCTTGGACTCAAATTCTTGTGATGGCTGGTCAGATTGAAGATGAAGGAAAATATATCATTACTCTACTATTTCTGCAGATCTTTGCTTATTTTCTATGGCCAGAGCAAAATTCAAGTCTGCATGATTGTGGCTTACAGAGCCCGGTGCTTTTGGTTGATGGCATTAAAAAAGAAGTATGTGCTAAATTGGCTTCCTCAGCATGGTTCtccaaatatttatataaaaactCCTATTGTAATCTCTGGATTTTCTAATTCTTTAGTTCATGTAGTAGGTTGTTCAGGCTTGTTTTTGTCGCCTGTTGTTCTTGGCCTTTGGCCCCCGTCTCTTCGGGAAAGCTTTCTCCTTGTAATCTGCTCTAGATTACTTGGAGATAGCTCTTTTTGCTGTATATACATGTAAGCCTTTTTCTTTATATAAATAtcaatttagcaaaaaaaaatcgCAATAAGGATAGTTCCAAAGAATGGTGCATAACAAGGCATAAGGAATTATCAGGGAATCTTGGTTAATAAGATATAATATTAAGTTTATAAAGACTTTCTCAAGGTCAAGGGATCATAAGTTACCAAATATAAGGATAGGGTATACATGCTTGAAGTAAAGAGGTTCCTACTAGGGTTCGTCACAAGGATTGATAATAGGTTTAtcacaaggaacaataacagGGTTTTCATAAGAATCAATAACAAGTTTTACAAGAACCTttactctatcatggcatcaacaaAAATCTTTCAGTAATCAATTCATAATAGAATGGAGAGTTACTTGTCTCAAAAAGCTTTCCTGTTTAATGGAACCTGAGCTCCTGCCACCGAAGACTTCCTTCCTTTTACTAGCCTGGATGCCTCTTCTATCCAAATCTACAATACAAAATAGAACCCTATTTAGATACTTGATCAATTCCTGACGTTTCTCAGAACGTCTAACTTCTAACCCAATCGTAATAAACATTTATCTTTTATACGCATACATACACGTAGCACATAATAAGATATTGCTTTATACTCTTTATATCACCGACTAACTCGATACTTTACACTTAGTAAATAATCACCGATTCATATTACTCGATACAAAATCAAATCGAACTCATACCGTATACAATTCTATTCACCTACTTTTCAAGGATAGTGCATGACGTATTTATAACTGCGCTTACCCTTCTAATATAACCAAACAATCacaatcaaatatatataattacttTTTAACACTTAACAGTTAACATGCAACTCCACTTTATACAATTATCAACTAATGACTTAAGATACCAAGCCAAAATTATAACATGTAATTCGATTTCACCttataaatcacaaaatcacGTAGTGACACCCAACTATTATCAAAACTCGAATTCACAACCGATATAAACAATAATCTGATTCTCTAACCAAATACATTTTATCCCATATCAATTTTGTAGTCATTCGAGTCATAACGTATTCATTCAAATTTTAAACTCCAATATTAACACtaaattcaaaataaaacaaGAACTCATAAATTATATCATCCAACCTTCATTTTGAACATGCAACCATTAAAATTAACATGCATGATCTCCAATCAAGAACCAATCCTAATTCAAACCAATCTAATGAGCAATTATCATATCAGTCGGATTTATCATATAATTCAAaccaaatttttataaaattgaaggTTACATTCGGGTTTCTTAAATAGAAACAACATCAACAATAAAATAACCAATATGCACCTTATATATATTCACAACATAACCCAAATTGAAACATCATTTTAACCTATAACTCAACTTAATAAAACTTAATATTTTGAACGCAAAATCTTCAATTCTCACACCAACTCAACATGCATCAACTAATTCAATTGTAATATAGAATTTAGGATTCAGGCAAGCATCACTGTTAACCGCCGACTCACCGAAATTCATCATCGGCGGCGGCAAGGTCTCGGAGATGCCCCATTCAGGGTTTTCTTCGACGAAACCTCATCGATTAGCTTTTATTTCAACAATCAACTAGCATACAAGCCTCAATCAGTCACTTTCTGGAAAAAGTTAGAAGTACAAACTCGAATCAATCAAAACCCGAAAGGGTTCATATTTTTCGAACCAAACACACCGCCACACACTCACATGCaagcatatatacatatatataagaCTATATGAGCATAGATATGAGCTTATAATTAAAGTTCGGCCATGGTAATTCAAAGAACCAAAAGGAGAGAGTGTATACTGATGAGAGAGGAAGGACAGAGCTTGAGCGAGAGAGGaaagaaagaaagagaaaaagccgggtgaaagaaaagaaaaagggggggggagtgtatatatatacacacttaaGGGCATAAAGGTAACCTCCCACATATATTTCCTTTTTCTACCTTTTTATTTTATGCAAAATATaatagaataaatataattatctccACATAAAGTGTAAATAGCTgaacttttatttttataaaggtAAAATATAAAATTAGCTCTTCACCcgtatttttaaataaatttttgagCAAACGAATTAATAtctatggattttacaaataaatcccaaataatagaaataaacttcataaaatcattttaaaatatcagaGCATTCAATTAAATCCAACtatcatttaaaaaaattccCTTGGACTATCTTagagataacaaaacaaatctcaCACCTTGATCACATTTtaataattttctaaaaatatataaagaccaataaatccttatttaaatcaaataaatccttTAAATActcaaaaattcaaaaattcacaCACGTACTTACAAATAACACATATTCACATAATGATAGTCACTACAACTATCCATACACCTTAGCACATAATTCTCTTTTAATACATCCTTTGAATAATGGGTCCCATTCTACTTGACATCCCGACAATCACAACATAAGCCCTTAgatgactcatcaaactggaacgagacTTTGCCCATTCCTTACTAGTATTACACAGAAATTTCATTTATACCACAAAATTATATAACTTATTATTTTATAcccaaaattccatataatccacaattatgacatgaaactatattttattcGAATACATATATCGCGAAAATCCCAGTCATTACATAAAACCACATTATTGCTCACCAACCAAGCAAAGCAAACCCCCTTTGGAAAAGCTTTCTCTCGACTTCTTCAAAAAAAAGGAATAGAGAAAACTCAAAGTTCAAGCTTGGCCCCTTCATAAATCCTAAGGTAATTACCATGGCTCCTTGATGATATAACTTAGATATCCtagaagtttgagcttcaaaaTCCATGCATAGATAGTCCAATGAAATCATCAAATATTATGAATAAAATCAAAGATataaggttgattaagcataaATCAAGGTTTCTAGAGGCTATACAAGCTTTTCTCTTGTGTTAAGAAGCTCCAATGAAGGTATAAAGATCTTGAACCCTTAGAACTCAGTCGGTTTAATAAGTTTCTAAGCATGTTATGATAGTTGTTGGAGTATATGCTAGGATTTGGTATGATTAGTGATATGATACGGATGAGTTTAGGCTTGATTATTGTCATTGGCTGGTCATGTATTATGCTTAGTGTTAAGGATGTTGTTCTTGGATGATTTGACTTAGAATTGGTGGATTAGGATATTGTTTTGATTATGGTTTATGGTTGGGTTATTGTCAGTTGATTTGATTATATTTCATAAATCTGGAAATCGTTAGTatatagccgtcataatgcctaATTTTATAATATCCCTGTTTGTGTGTGACTTTGGAATCCAAAAAACCCCTGTTGGACAtcaccactgccatgattagtTTTTCATGTTttaagctttattttggtataTAGATCGTGTTAAGTAACAGCGTTGTGCGAAACCACCCTGACCTTGCGTGTAACTTTGAAACTATTTTTAAGACCCCTAAAAGTCTTGTTGGATCATGAAAACTATATGTAAAGTGTTAGAGGCAGTTAATAAGGTCATCACGAAGGTTTCATATTAAAAAGATTATTTTCCAATTTAATAAAACTGGTAGAGCCGAGGGTGTGCAAACGAGAAATGTTAATGAATGACTTGAAAATGAACGTTAATGTATATGAGAGTAAGGCTTAGTTTCATAAGAAACCGATGACTAATCCCGAGTTATGTTATTATTTATAGATTTTCGGACCAACTCGAGACCCACTACCACCCCCGGACAATCAtgaaagttttcaaaccctaattactgttgttgtgatgattACAAGTAAATGCAATATCTTGCGTAATAAATGCATGAATGTTTTGAAAATGTAATCTTGCAATATAAATGCATGTATGATTTGATGTTAAAATCTGATGATATATATGTATGCCTATTTTGAAATCATGATATTTCGTTAGTGAAATATGATTGTTTAAAGTTGAGCATATGAGCTATGTTTTacgtatatccttagtatagggcaTACAAGTTTGAAAAATGTACTTTAAATCGGGAGATGATGTTCCTGAGTATCTTACATAAGGTTTTCGATAGCTAATAattgaataaagtttattcgatagttttaaatcctaatgtgaatattattctgaatattcatttaatattttatttacaaataattattatcaatgaatattattttgaatattcgaGTAAATATTTTACTTAcgaataattatatatttattaaatgagtattagttttgaatattcatttaaagACTTTTAACTCTGATTATTTTATTTGAATATATTCTTTAAACAATAAATATTTTAGgaatatttaaatattcattaaatattttcaaatgatattgataaatgatttatattatttaaatcatCTTTACCTTAAATGTTTTTGAACAATATTTTTGAACTTTATCAAGTGGTTTTAAAAGTAAAGGGAGGATCCCAAACCCCGAATTCAAATTTAAATCTTTCTTATGAAGGGGATTTGATCCTAATCAGTGACGTATTTTGTATTCGCAATGAAGTTGTTGAATAGATAAAGAAagagagtttttgattacttacccaacattcgggaagtaagtcatGGAACAAGTTTAATTCATTAACAAGCATCATTTGGGAAATATTGGTTAGTTCCCTTTTCCAACTAGATATAACTTTTAGGTGGAGTCCTattaacaagtttctacttggaaAAGGGAGATGAGCTTTATGTTTCAGGGGAATGGATTTTATTCAAAATAGGAGGGGTGTAAGTGGCCGAGTCGCGCCAAGCCAACATTATTTATTAGGCCCAAATGGCCAAGATGTTCCGAAAATGCGGTTCATTCCTTGGGAGTCCTACAATCGGtggacaagtaaatccgactgttctccccTACATGTATGTATAAAATGGAGTTGTTCGATTGGGACTAATCATCGTAAGTTG carries:
- the LOC141691425 gene encoding uncharacterized protein LOC141691425; protein product: MSQHRASRAFLVWKDQSMDPGFDLQSLDQVSWGGEFKISTVTVWHSLQTHVNEVDWGPAVWFKEGVIRYTHTNWLLFHDKLYTNTRLHSFGIIMDEQCGLCISGKVNSSPLFVDCPYSKFVLKAILSSIQFDGCLQGGFSWTQILVMAGQIEDEGKYIITLLFLQIFAYFLWPEQNSSLHDCGLQSPVLLVDGIKKEVVQACFCRLLFLAFGPRLFGKAFSL